The proteins below come from a single Halomonas binhaiensis genomic window:
- a CDS encoding ABC transporter permease has protein sequence MRRSFSTWTWLTFAVAAVVALPVLVILGHILVPAGDIWSHLAATVLPRYLTNTLLLVLGVGFGTLVIGTGTAWLVVMCRFPGKRLFEWAMLLPLAVPTYVIAYAYTDFLQYSGPLQSALRETFGWSRGDYWFPDIRSLPSAAILVTLVLYPYVYMLARAAFLEQSVCMLDVGRSLGRGPWQMFTQVAVPLARPALVGGVSLALMETLNEFGAMQYFGVDTFTTGIYRTWFGLGEQVAAAQLAACLLAFVILLVLLERWSRGKRRYHHTSHRYQQLPEYRLTGIRAFAASLACTLPVLIGFVAPCLLLAEMALRKGDSVLGGAFLEYAGNSLMLALIAAAVAVGMAVILSYGARLMPGQLTRTATRIAALGYAIPGSVVAVGILIPFAWIDNHLNQLYKGYTGEVFGLLFSGTAFILIYAYVVRFLAVSFNAVEASLEKVTPSMDAAARTLGETATGTLRKIHTPIMRGSLLAAAILVFVDVMKELPATIILRPFNFDTLAVRAHNLAADERLAEASTASLAIVAVGVIPVILLSVAMRKSRPGQHKS, from the coding sequence CTGCGCCGTTCATTCTCCACCTGGACATGGCTGACCTTTGCGGTTGCCGCTGTGGTCGCCCTGCCAGTATTGGTGATCCTGGGTCATATTCTGGTCCCTGCAGGCGATATCTGGAGTCACCTGGCCGCTACGGTACTTCCTCGCTATCTGACCAATACCCTGTTGCTGGTACTGGGTGTGGGGTTCGGCACTCTGGTGATCGGCACGGGGACGGCCTGGCTGGTGGTCATGTGCCGCTTTCCAGGCAAGCGCCTGTTTGAGTGGGCCATGCTGCTGCCACTTGCAGTGCCGACCTATGTCATTGCTTATGCCTACACCGATTTCCTGCAGTACTCAGGGCCACTGCAAAGTGCACTGCGCGAAACCTTTGGCTGGTCCCGGGGAGATTACTGGTTTCCAGATATCCGCTCGTTACCCAGTGCTGCCATCCTGGTCACTCTGGTGCTCTACCCTTATGTCTATATGCTGGCTCGTGCTGCCTTTCTCGAACAATCGGTATGCATGCTGGATGTCGGGCGTTCTCTCGGACGAGGGCCCTGGCAGATGTTCACCCAGGTTGCCGTTCCCCTGGCTCGCCCCGCGTTGGTCGGTGGGGTTTCCCTGGCGCTGATGGAGACCCTGAATGAGTTCGGCGCCATGCAGTATTTCGGCGTTGATACCTTCACTACCGGCATCTATCGCACCTGGTTCGGACTCGGCGAGCAGGTTGCCGCCGCTCAGTTGGCGGCCTGCCTACTGGCCTTTGTCATCCTGCTGGTATTGCTCGAACGCTGGTCTCGGGGCAAGCGTCGCTACCATCACACCTCCCATCGCTATCAGCAGTTGCCCGAGTATCGTCTGACGGGAATACGCGCCTTTGCTGCCAGCCTTGCCTGCACATTACCGGTATTGATCGGTTTCGTTGCTCCCTGCCTGCTGCTCGCAGAAATGGCGCTACGCAAGGGTGACAGCGTGCTCGGTGGCGCCTTCCTCGAGTACGCCGGCAACAGCCTGATGCTGGCTCTGATTGCTGCCGCAGTGGCCGTAGGCATGGCCGTCATCCTGAGCTATGGCGCTCGCCTGATGCCTGGCCAATTGACACGCACCGCTACCCGCATTGCGGCGCTGGGTTACGCCATCCCCGGTTCAGTGGTAGCCGTCGGTATCCTGATTCCCTTTGCCTGGATCGACAATCACCTCAACCAGTTGTACAAGGGCTACACCGGTGAAGTGTTCGGACTGCTCTTCAGTGGTACCGCATTCATCCTGATCTATGCCTATGTCGTGCGCTTTCTGGCCGTATCCTTCAATGCCGTGGAAGCCAGCCTGGAGAAAGTCACACCATCGATGGATGCGGCTGCGCGCACGCTGGGCGAAACGGCTACCGGCACACTGCGCAAGATCCATACCCCTATCATGCGCGGCAGCCTGCTGGCAGCAGCGATCCTGGTATTCGTCGATGTGATGAAGGAATTGCCTGCCACCATCATCCTGCGCCCATTCAACTTCGACACTCTGGCGGTACGCGCCCATAACCTGGCAGCCGACGAGCGCCTGGCCGAAGCATCCACGGCCTCTCTGGCCATCGTCGCGGTAGGAGTCATCCCGGTGATTCTGCTGAGTGTGGCCATGCGCAAGTCACGCCCAGGACAGCACAAGTCCTGA
- a CDS encoding Fe(3+) ABC transporter substrate-binding protein, with protein sequence MFHISRLAVAIALSSAASLAYAEGSVNIYSARHYDSDQALYDAFTKETGIEVNVLEGDSDQLIQRIEREGEASPADIMMTVDAARLWRAEEDGVFATVDSTVLNERLPENMRHPEGKWFGFSQRMRVFFYNPDTIDPEQIPTYESLADPDLKGKVCIRSSNNVYNQSLLASIIEHDGAEGAEQWAQGVVDNMGRPPEGGDRDQIKAVAAGECDVAVSNHYYYVRMLNSDDASEKEAAEKVKILFPNQGEGDRGVHVNVGGAGLVEGAPNHDNAIKFLEFLASDEAQELFAQGNYEFPVVEGLPINETLTSWGEFKKDDVNVSVLGANNPEAVKIFDRVGWR encoded by the coding sequence ATGTTCCACATTTCCCGCCTTGCGGTGGCCATTGCCCTATCGAGTGCAGCCAGTCTTGCCTATGCCGAAGGTAGCGTGAATATCTACTCTGCTCGGCATTATGACTCTGACCAGGCACTCTATGATGCTTTCACCAAGGAAACCGGCATCGAAGTCAATGTCCTTGAGGGCGATTCCGATCAACTGATCCAGCGCATCGAGCGGGAAGGTGAAGCCAGCCCGGCAGACATCATGATGACAGTGGATGCTGCACGCCTGTGGCGCGCAGAAGAGGACGGCGTATTTGCTACTGTCGACTCCACCGTACTCAACGAGCGCCTGCCAGAAAACATGCGCCACCCCGAAGGCAAGTGGTTCGGTTTCAGCCAGCGCATGCGGGTATTCTTCTACAACCCGGATACCATCGATCCTGAACAGATCCCAACCTATGAGTCCCTGGCTGATCCAGACCTCAAGGGTAAGGTCTGTATCCGTTCCTCCAACAATGTCTATAACCAGTCACTGCTGGCCTCCATCATCGAACACGATGGCGCAGAAGGTGCCGAGCAATGGGCTCAGGGCGTGGTTGACAACATGGGCCGCCCACCTGAAGGCGGCGACCGCGACCAGATCAAGGCTGTGGCAGCTGGCGAGTGCGACGTGGCCGTCAGTAACCACTACTACTACGTACGTATGCTGAATTCTGATGATGCCAGCGAGAAGGAAGCCGCCGAGAAGGTCAAGATCCTGTTCCCGAACCAGGGCGAAGGCGACCGCGGTGTTCACGTCAACGTCGGTGGTGCCGGGCTGGTAGAAGGTGCCCCCAACCACGATAACGCTATCAAGTTCCTCGAGTTCCTGGCTTCCGATGAAGCCCAGGAACTGTTCGCCCAGGGCAACTATGAATTCCCGGTTGTAGAAGGCCTGCCCATCAACGAGACGCTGACTTCCTGGGGTGAGTTCAAAAAAGACGACGTCAATGTCAGCGTACTTGGCGCCAACAACCCCGAAGCTGTGAAGATCTTCGATCGCGTGGGCTGGCGTTGA
- a CDS encoding ABC transporter ATP-binding protein, whose amino-acid sequence MTITTMETTSTIADTLDDELSDQSASPLLEVHGVRHRYAQASTGSVAVEDVSFVMHQGEVLCLLGPSGCGKTTLLRVVAGLEELQEGELRFNGQTLATQGMPHVPPEKRSVGLAFQESALFPHLSVLDNVTFGLKSLPPKQRRMRAMQLLDQLGMAAYADVFPHTLSGGQQQRVALARALAPSPQLMLLDEPFSSLDARLRDRIRDDTLHVLKQVGAGTLLVTHDPEEAMFMADRIVLMRDGRIVQIGTPQELYCHPLDPFVVTFFGEVNHLEGVVANGFVHTAVGPVATNLAEGSRVQVLVRPEALRVVEIKSDVPHDHHSHVLIARLLGRSSLLHICVHGTDGQEAHLHARMPGVFLPEEGQAVQVSLDPSQAFVFPAD is encoded by the coding sequence ATGACAATAACCACGATGGAGACAACCTCGACGATTGCCGATACGCTGGACGATGAGCTAAGCGATCAGAGCGCTTCTCCATTGCTGGAAGTCCATGGTGTCCGGCATCGATACGCCCAGGCGAGCACTGGCAGCGTGGCCGTGGAGGATGTGTCCTTTGTGATGCACCAAGGTGAAGTGTTGTGCCTGCTGGGTCCTTCGGGGTGTGGAAAGACCACCTTGCTGAGGGTGGTGGCAGGGCTCGAGGAGTTGCAGGAGGGAGAGTTGCGTTTCAATGGCCAGACGTTGGCCACACAGGGGATGCCTCATGTTCCCCCGGAAAAGCGCAGTGTCGGCCTGGCTTTCCAGGAATCAGCCCTGTTCCCCCACTTGAGTGTGCTGGACAATGTCACCTTTGGGCTCAAGTCACTACCTCCAAAGCAGCGGCGCATGCGTGCCATGCAGCTACTTGACCAACTTGGCATGGCAGCCTATGCCGATGTCTTTCCCCACACCTTGTCCGGGGGACAGCAACAGCGTGTCGCCCTGGCCCGGGCCCTGGCACCTTCCCCGCAACTGATGCTGCTGGATGAGCCTTTCTCCAGCCTGGATGCACGCTTGCGTGACCGCATTCGCGACGACACCCTGCATGTGCTCAAGCAAGTCGGCGCCGGCACCTTGCTGGTAACGCATGATCCGGAAGAGGCCATGTTCATGGCCGATCGCATCGTGCTGATGCGTGATGGGCGAATTGTGCAGATCGGCACTCCCCAGGAACTATACTGCCATCCCCTGGATCCCTTTGTGGTGACCTTCTTTGGGGAGGTCAATCATCTGGAAGGCGTCGTGGCAAATGGTTTCGTGCATACTGCAGTAGGACCTGTGGCCACGAACCTGGCAGAAGGCAGTCGTGTACAGGTACTGGTGCGCCCTGAAGCTCTGCGAGTCGTGGAGATCAAGAGCGATGTACCTCATGACCATCACAGCCATGTGCTGATAGCGCGCCTGTTGGGGCGTTCCAGCCTGCTGCATATCTGTGTCCATGGTACCGATGGTCAGGAAGCACACTTGCACGCTCGGATGCCGGGCGTGTTCCTGCCCGAAGAAGGCCAGGCCGTTCAAGTCAGCCTGGATCCCTCTCAGGCGTTTGTCTTTCCTGCCGACTAG